The nucleotide sequence ATACTCCTATTTCCTTTATCTTTAAAAGTATACATTTCTTTCTGTACTATATCAGTAGTATAACCAACACCCCTTAAAAACAAATCTGTGTATTCAAATATGGGAGTCCTTATTTCTTTAATACCATATACACTAGACTTATTCCTTAAAAATTCTTCTATATATTGCCATATGTAAGTCTCCCAAGGTAAACAATCCTTTGTTCCCTTGGGAGATTTAATAATATTATCCATTTAAATTTTCACCACCTAGTATATGTTTCAAAAACTTATTACTAATTTTTTCTTCTTTAATAGTACTTTCCTCACCATGTCCTGGATAAATTATTGTACTATCTGGCAAATTAAATAGCTTATACCTAATACTTTCTATAATTATATCAAAATCTCCTCCATATAAATCTGTTCTGCCTATGGTTCCTTTAAATAATGTATCGCCGGTAAAAATCAAATCACCAATTCTATAAGTTACACTCCCTAAGGTATGACCAGGGGTAGATATTACATTCACAATAACACCATCAAAATTTAAAACTGAATTATCATATATAGGATTTATATGATTCAATTTTGTAAATAAATATGGTTCTTCATGTTGAGCTTGCATATCTGGTAAAGCCATAAAAAATGTTGTGCCAAAATGTTGTTGCATATATTCTACCCCATTAGTATGATCAAAATGTCCATGCGTAAGTAATCCATATTTCATATTTAAATTAAGATTATTTTTTTCAATATAGTTAACCAATCCTTCTCCATCACCACAATCGATAACAATAGTATTAT is from Candidatus Arthromitus sp. SFB-rat-Yit and encodes:
- a CDS encoding MBL fold metallo-hydrolase encodes the protein MRDINVYRIPLGSYDCNCYLVHNIINNNTIVIDCGDGEGLVNYIEKNNLNLNMKYGLLTHGHFDHTNGVEYMQQHFGTTFFMALPDMQAQHEEPYLFTKLNHINPIYDNSVLNFDGVIVNVISTPGHTLGSVTYRIGDLIFTGDTLFKGTIGRTDLYGGDFDIIIESIRYKLFNLPDSTIIYPGHGEESTIKEEKISNKFLKHILGGENLNG